One stretch of Clupea harengus chromosome 2, Ch_v2.0.2, whole genome shotgun sequence DNA includes these proteins:
- the LOC105905645 gene encoding E3 ubiquitin-protein ligase TRIM39-like, whose translation MASKLEEDLCCPLCCDFFKDPVLLTCAHSVCKACLQQFWDTKGSRECPYCRRKCSKDFYPPNMALRNLCETFLQERSQRASAGSEVLCSLHSEKLKLFCLEDKQPMCLVCRDSKTHKTHNFSPIDEAALDCKEELKIKLEPLRNKFKTFEEVKLICDQTAAHIKTQTQHTEKQIKEEFKKLHQFLQDEEAARLVALRDEEEQNSQMMKEKIEKMSREISSLSDTIRAIEEELINEDNTFLQNYKSTVERAQCTLQDPERVSGALINVAKHLGNLKFRVWEKMQEIVQYTPVTLDPNTANPCLILSEDLTSVRDSDDEWQQLPDNPERFDKYADILGSEGFNSGTYCWDVEVGENTRWEVGVMTESLQRKGDYTSMTGQWYVYHQDGKYGAHSTPQPPTLLTVKQKLQRIGVQLDWDRGELSFSDPDNNTHIHTLTHTFTERVFPYFNVGCKLSPLRMLPVRASVKVEQHSKR comes from the exons ATGGCGTCTAAACTTGAAGAGGATCTCTGCTGTCCTTTGTGCTGTGACTTCTTCAAGGATCCTGTCCTTTTGACCtgtgctcacagtgtgtgtaaagcctgtctgcagcagttctgggacACCAAAGGATCTAGAGAATGTCCCTACTGCAGGAGAAAGTGCTCAAAGGACTTCTACCCTCCTAACATGGCGTTAAGGAACCTGTGTGAGACCTTCTTACAGGAGAGGAGTCAGAGAGCTTCAGCAGGGTCTGaggtgctctgcagtctgcacagtgagaaactcaagctcttctgtctggaggataaacagcctatgtgtctggtgtgtcgagactcaaaaacacacaaaacccacaacTTCAGTCCCATAGATGAAGCAGCACTGGACTGTAAG gagGAACTCAAGATCAAACTGGAGCCCCTAAGAAATAAATTCAAGACCTTTGAAGAAGTTAAACTCATCTGTGACCAAACAGCAGCGCACATTAAG ACTCAGacccagcacacagagaaacagatcaaggaggagtttaaGAAGCTGCACCAGTTTCTAcaagatgaagaggcagccaggttAGTTGCACTGAGGGATGAAGAGGAGCAGAAtagtcagatgatgaaggagaagattgagaagatgagcagagagatctcatctctttcagacacaatcagagccatagaagagGAGTTGATAAATGAGGACAACACATTCCTGCAG aactacaagagcacagtggaaag agcccagtgcacactgcaggatccagagagggtttcaggagctctgatcaatgtggcaaaacacctgggcaacctgaagttcagagtctgggagaagatgcaggagattgttcaataca ctcctgtgactctggatcccaacactgcaaacccatgtctcatcctgtctgaggatctgaccagtgtgagagacagtgatgatgagtggcagcagcttcctgataacccagagaggtTTGATAAGTATGCCGAcatcctgggctctgagggctttaactcagggacctactgctgggatgtggaggttggagagaacacaaggtgggaggtgggtgtgatgacagagtctctccagaggaagggagactaTACCTCCATGACTGGACAGTGGTATGTGTATCATCAAGATGGTAAATATGGAGCACACTCTACACCACAGCCCcccactctcctcacagtgaagcagaaactccagaggatcggagtgcagctggactgggacagaggagagttgtcattctctgaccctgataataacacacatatacacactctcacacacactttcactgagagagtgtttccatacTTTAATGTTGGCTGTAAACTCTCTCCTCTGAGGATGCTACCAGTGAGAGCTTCAGTGAAAGTAGAGCAGCACAGCAagagatga